A genomic region of Raphanus sativus cultivar WK10039 chromosome 6, ASM80110v3, whole genome shotgun sequence contains the following coding sequences:
- the LOC130495622 gene encoding uncharacterized protein LOC130495622, producing MYIHNLGAQSLASLGDRLAEENEGEPVDHYTLIKTAYTNKKTGEIDDGVVRDVVSLIDSQMEEEVSQLQTEDDDSTGSTGLPRVRINQIVEAAVPKKKGRLFGLARRSSSVPSASAPPPSYVDQEVLLSQMRDKDARISALESMVASQEAGWEAQRNLNEQMMAMMRSMNPNLEFPTMPDPNAQNRSLILVKT from the exons ATGTACATCCATAACTTGGGTGCTCAATCTTTAGCCAGTCTGGGGGATCGCTTG GCGGAAGAAAATGAGGGGGAGCCGGTTGATCATTACACCCTAATCAAGACGGCgtataccaacaagaagaccggcgagattgatgatggtgttgtgagggatgtggtctccctcatcgacagtcagatggaagaggaagtgtctcagcttcaaaccgaggatgacgattcgacgggatcgaccggcttgcctcgggttcggatcaaccaaatcgttgaagcg gcggttccaaagaagaagggccgtttgttcggtttggctcgtcggtccagctcggttccgtctgcttctgcaccaccaccgtcctatgttgatcaagaagtccttctgagTCAGATGAGGGACAAGGATGCTCGCATATCTGCGTTGGAGTCCATGGTGGCGAGTCAAGAGGCGGGCTGGGAGGCACAAAGGAATCTCAACGAgcaaatgatggcgatgatgaggagcatgaacccgAACTTGGAGTTCCCGACCATGCCAGACCCGAACGCCCAAAACCGTAGTTTAATTCTTGTCAAAACttga